From Bacteroidota bacterium, the proteins below share one genomic window:
- the rho gene encoding transcription termination factor Rho, with protein sequence MVEIEILKEKKISELREIAIALGVDNVNTLKRSELLDAIGRVSSQASLSQENNSTQMDNSKQEKQSEHRLNTERTKRPRLHKSPVQNNTTKEDEKQNSLPVEDDFIQVSQEVEHLIQNDHSESTDFETNETTIHALTEQIAKDVVSLEKQRQEQSERDKQRSERIAQIMELEGLVSAIGVLEVIQDGYGFLRSADYNYMSSPDDVYVAPQQIRSYGLKTGDTVLGTIRPPKDNEKYFGLVQIQKVNGKTPSEIRDRISFEHLTPLFPNEKINLVDTPKNYSNRIIDLVSPIGKGQRGLIVAQPKTGKTNLLQGIANAIAANHPEIYMIILLVDERPEEVTEMARNVKAEVVASTFDEPAEKHVKLANIVLEKSKRLVECGHDVVVLLDSITRLARAYNTVQPASGKILSGGVDANALQKPKRFFGAARNIENGGSLTIIATALIDTGSKMDEVIFEEFKGTGNMELQLDRKLSNKRIYPAIDIVASSTRREDLLYSKTTLQKMWVLRNHLADMTSEEAMNTMLKYMEGTLDNNEFLISMNG encoded by the coding sequence ATGGTTGAAATTGAAATTTTGAAAGAAAAGAAAATTTCCGAATTGCGCGAAATAGCTATTGCGCTTGGAGTTGACAATGTGAATACTTTGAAAAGAAGTGAGTTACTTGATGCCATTGGAAGGGTGTCATCCCAAGCATCACTTAGCCAAGAGAATAACTCTACCCAAATGGATAATAGCAAACAAGAAAAACAAAGTGAACACAGATTAAATACTGAACGCACTAAAAGACCTCGCTTGCATAAAAGTCCGGTTCAAAATAACACGACCAAAGAGGATGAAAAGCAAAACTCTCTACCGGTAGAAGATGATTTTATTCAGGTTTCGCAAGAAGTTGAACACCTCATTCAAAATGATCATTCAGAATCAACTGATTTTGAAACAAATGAAACAACTATTCATGCTCTTACCGAACAAATTGCTAAGGATGTCGTCTCTCTTGAAAAACAACGTCAAGAACAATCTGAGCGTGACAAACAGAGAAGCGAAAGGATTGCACAGATTATGGAACTGGAAGGCTTAGTTTCTGCTATTGGAGTGCTCGAAGTTATTCAGGACGGGTATGGATTTTTACGTTCAGCAGATTATAACTATATGTCTTCGCCCGATGATGTGTATGTAGCGCCCCAGCAGATTCGCTCTTATGGCTTAAAAACCGGAGATACTGTTTTGGGTACAATTCGCCCTCCAAAGGACAACGAAAAATACTTTGGATTGGTTCAGATTCAAAAAGTTAATGGGAAAACCCCGTCTGAAATCCGTGACAGAATCTCTTTCGAACACCTAACGCCACTATTTCCTAATGAAAAAATCAACTTGGTTGATACTCCCAAAAACTATAGTAATAGAATTATTGATTTAGTTTCTCCCATTGGCAAAGGGCAAAGAGGTCTGATTGTTGCTCAACCTAAAACCGGTAAAACCAATTTGCTTCAAGGGATTGCAAATGCTATTGCTGCCAATCACCCTGAAATTTATATGATTATTCTCCTTGTGGATGAACGTCCTGAAGAAGTAACCGAAATGGCAAGAAATGTTAAGGCAGAGGTGGTAGCCTCAACTTTTGATGAGCCGGCAGAAAAACATGTGAAACTCGCCAATATTGTTCTTGAGAAATCAAAAAGATTGGTAGAGTGTGGACATGATGTAGTAGTCTTGCTCGATTCTATTACTCGTTTGGCAAGAGCTTATAATACTGTTCAACCAGCTTCAGGGAAAATTTTGTCAGGAGGGGTGGATGCCAATGCTTTGCAAAAACCTAAACGTTTCTTTGGTGCTGCGAGAAATATTGAAAATGGCGGTTCGCTAACCATTATAGCAACTGCATTGATTGATACAGGTTCTAAAATGGATGAAGTAATTTTTGAAGAATTTAAAGGAACAGGTAATATGGAGTTGCAACTTGACAGAAAACTATCCAACAAACGTATTTATCCTGCGATTGATATTGTAGCGTCCAGCACACGAAGAGAAGATCTTTTGTACAGTAAGACAACACTTCAGAAAATGTGGGTACTCCGCAATCACTTGGCAGACATGACTTCAGAAGAAGCCATGAATACAATGCTTAAATACATGGAAGGCACACTTGACAATAATGAGTTTTTGATTAGTATGAATGGCTAA
- the rbfA gene encoding 30S ribosome-binding factor RbfA, protein MASVRLEKFEKQMQRDLSEILQQKSRDWFGGAFITISRVQSSPDLGYIKCSISLLNEKEPAKTLSLIDEKIKEIRMELAHRNKHLRKAPELSFIEDTSLEYVSKMEAIFASLKKNK, encoded by the coding sequence ATGGCAAGCGTAAGGTTAGAAAAATTTGAAAAACAAATGCAGAGAGACTTGAGTGAGATATTGCAACAAAAGAGTCGCGACTGGTTTGGCGGTGCATTTATTACAATTTCTCGTGTTCAGAGCAGCCCTGACTTGGGTTATATCAAATGTTCTATAAGTCTCTTAAATGAAAAAGAACCAGCAAAAACATTGAGCTTAATAGATGAAAAAATCAAGGAAATCAGAATGGAATTGGCACATCGGAATAAGCATCTGCGTAAAGCTCCTGAATTATCATTTATTGAAGACACCTCTCTCGAATATGTAAGCAAGATGGAGGCTATTTTTGCTTCACTCAAGAAAAATAAGTAA
- the ligA gene encoding NAD-dependent DNA ligase LigA — protein sequence MSNLSAEERISLLTKELKEYNYYYYILAEPRISDYEFDMKLKELETLENLYPQFAQPDSPTKNVGGGISNDFPTIKHSRPMLSLGNTYNAEELKDFDNRVQKLLGGSDFMYICELKIDGVAISLHYQNGNMTQAVTRGDGIQGDDVTENVKTIRSLATRLHGNFPNELEVRGEIFMHRKAFEKLNEARIKEGDGVFANPRNTTAGSLKLLDTKEVAKRPLDIYLYHVICEERNLHSHLESLLQIKEWGLKISEYTEQCNNIEEVLAFIAKWESKRKELSFDIDGIVIKVNSFEQQNELGFTAKIPRWAISYKYQAETALTELLSVDFQIGRTGAVTPVANLSPVFLSGTTVKRASIHNANEIQRLDLHYGDWVYVEKGGEIIPKITKVEVSKRQSQALPVTIPLHCPACNTILVRQEGEANHYCPNDLGCPPQIRGRVEHFISRKALDILGLGEETVNLLVSQGLIHTVADLYKLTYNQLLSLERMADKSAQNLLQSIEDSKKVPFARVLFGLGIRFVGETVAKKLASVFKNIDNIAAATIEELSNVDEIGGVIAQSIVDYFANEHNRNLITELKNAGLQLTASEQESSSPKSDSLAGKIFVISGVFQKYSRDELKDLIETHGGKNASSVSSKTSYLLAGEGIGPAKLETANSLNISIISEDDFIGMIAQDLTEKNTYPKPAYPPSNNGQQNLF from the coding sequence ATGTCCAATCTCTCCGCAGAAGAAAGAATCTCTTTGCTAACCAAGGAATTAAAGGAGTATAATTATTACTATTATATTCTGGCAGAACCACGTATATCTGACTATGAGTTTGACATGAAACTCAAAGAGTTGGAAACCTTAGAAAACCTGTACCCCCAATTTGCACAACCTGATTCCCCTACCAAAAATGTGGGTGGTGGTATCAGCAATGATTTTCCAACTATTAAACATTCGCGACCCATGCTGTCATTGGGTAATACATACAATGCAGAAGAGCTAAAAGATTTTGATAATAGAGTTCAGAAATTGCTCGGAGGAAGTGATTTTATGTATATATGTGAATTGAAAATTGACGGTGTGGCGATTAGCCTTCACTACCAAAATGGAAATATGACACAAGCGGTGACAAGGGGTGATGGCATTCAAGGAGATGATGTAACCGAAAATGTAAAAACCATTCGCTCTCTGGCAACTCGCCTGCATGGCAATTTTCCTAATGAATTAGAAGTTAGGGGCGAAATTTTTATGCATCGCAAAGCCTTTGAAAAACTCAATGAAGCAAGAATCAAAGAAGGGGATGGCGTTTTTGCGAATCCCCGAAACACTACTGCCGGTTCATTAAAATTATTGGATACCAAAGAAGTTGCCAAACGCCCCCTTGATATATACCTTTATCACGTGATTTGTGAAGAAAGAAACTTACATTCACACTTAGAGTCTTTGCTTCAAATCAAAGAATGGGGCTTAAAAATTTCGGAATATACCGAACAGTGCAACAACATTGAAGAAGTGTTAGCATTCATTGCTAAGTGGGAAAGTAAACGCAAGGAGTTAAGTTTTGATATAGATGGTATTGTAATCAAAGTCAATAGTTTTGAACAACAAAATGAATTAGGATTTACGGCTAAAATTCCCCGTTGGGCTATTTCATATAAATATCAAGCAGAAACTGCACTAACTGAATTGCTCAGTGTTGATTTCCAAATAGGTAGGACAGGTGCAGTTACCCCTGTTGCCAATCTTTCTCCCGTTTTCCTTTCCGGCACCACCGTTAAACGTGCTTCTATACATAATGCAAATGAAATTCAACGACTTGACTTGCATTACGGTGACTGGGTGTACGTAGAAAAGGGCGGGGAAATTATTCCCAAAATTACCAAAGTGGAAGTTAGCAAACGTCAAAGTCAAGCCTTGCCGGTTACAATACCTTTGCACTGTCCCGCATGTAACACTATTTTAGTCAGACAAGAGGGCGAAGCAAATCACTATTGCCCAAACGATCTTGGTTGTCCTCCGCAAATCAGAGGCAGGGTTGAACATTTTATCAGTCGAAAAGCTTTGGACATTTTAGGGCTGGGAGAGGAAACTGTTAATTTATTGGTTTCGCAAGGTCTGATTCATACCGTAGCAGACTTGTACAAACTGACTTATAATCAATTGCTTTCATTAGAAAGAATGGCAGATAAATCAGCTCAAAATTTGCTGCAAAGTATTGAGGATTCTAAAAAAGTTCCTTTTGCAAGGGTTCTCTTTGGTTTAGGTATTAGGTTTGTAGGCGAAACAGTAGCTAAAAAACTGGCTTCTGTATTTAAGAACATTGATAATATTGCTGCTGCAACAATAGAAGAATTGAGCAATGTGGACGAAATAGGAGGGGTAATCGCACAATCGATTGTGGATTATTTTGCGAATGAACACAATCGAAATCTAATTACTGAACTAAAAAATGCCGGACTGCAACTAACTGCATCTGAGCAAGAATCTTCATCTCCAAAATCTGATTCATTGGCAGGAAAAATCTTTGTGATTTCGGGTGTTTTCCAAAAATACAGTAGAGACGAACTCAAAGATTTAATAGAAACACACGGAGGGAAAAATGCAAGCAGTGTTAGCTCAAAAACATCCTATTTGCTTGCCGGAGAAGGGATTGGTCCTGCCAAACTCGAAACAGCTAATAGTTTAAACATTTCGATTATCAGTGAAGACGATTTTATTGGAATGATTGCGCAGGATTTAACTGAAAAAAACACATATCCTAAACCTGCTTACCCGCCCTCCAATAATGGACAGCAAAACTTATTTTAG
- the pth gene encoding aminoacyl-tRNA hydrolase, producing MEYLIVGLGNPGEKYAHTRHNIGFDIIDKIADGNGLSFKTDKYVQKSEWNPSGVKVLLIKPETFMNLSGQAVQYWLNWYKIPTTNMLILVDDIDLPVGKIRIRKAGSSGGHNGLKDIELKLGTKEFPRLRFGVGKNFKDDQQVNFVLGRFSESDRSIVNQSIEIAQKAVESFILQGIDRTMEHFNK from the coding sequence ATGGAATATCTGATAGTAGGACTGGGAAATCCGGGTGAAAAATATGCTCACACTAGGCATAACATAGGTTTTGACATAATTGACAAAATAGCAGATGGCAACGGATTAAGTTTTAAGACAGACAAATATGTACAAAAATCTGAGTGGAATCCATCCGGTGTCAAAGTGCTCCTAATAAAACCTGAAACCTTTATGAATCTAAGTGGACAAGCCGTCCAATATTGGCTTAATTGGTATAAAATCCCTACAACAAACATGCTCATACTTGTTGATGATATTGACTTACCGGTAGGTAAAATTAGAATACGTAAAGCAGGAAGTTCAGGAGGGCATAATGGATTAAAAGATATAGAACTAAAGTTAGGAACAAAGGAATTTCCTCGTTTAAGATTTGGCGTTGGAAAAAATTTTAAAGATGACCAACAAGTCAATTTCGTATTGGGGAGATTCTCCGAATCAGATCGTTCGATTGTAAACCAATCCATAGAAATTGCTCAAAAAGCAGTAGAAAGTTTTATTCTTCAGGGGATTGACCGCACAATGGAACATTTCAACAAATGA
- a CDS encoding FtsX-like permease family protein has protein sequence MSKSLFFALRYLFSKKTHNAVNYISWITAFGFMGGSLAMIVILSTLNGFENLILSMYAHFDPDFKIESAEGKMLTTNVFDKEILKNTPGLISYNEILEDQAVIKHYEYQAAVYIKGVDDNYFQETGLNQYVQDGSDLLKENGMSLAILGAGVDFKLQTRVDNPQSVATIFTPRRENLPTNDPNLLQALMIKPSGVVYLDDQINQKYVFVPMSFAKELFERENEITYIELRVNPQKISEAENYLKNNLSQGLICHNRIEQQTSLYKMFKSEKWVTYTLLAFVLFLASFNVTGSLTMLVVEKKDDIFTLKSLGADSGFIRRIFLSEGMLISLSGGMMGLLIGSCLVVAQDQFGLVKMTGAIVENYPVKLLGSDILIIICTNIILGFVTSLYPAWKSVSDT, from the coding sequence ATGAGTAAAAGTCTGTTTTTCGCACTGCGATATCTCTTTTCAAAAAAGACACACAATGCGGTTAATTATATCTCTTGGATAACCGCTTTTGGGTTTATGGGCGGCTCATTAGCAATGATTGTTATTCTTTCAACCCTAAATGGGTTCGAAAACCTCATTCTTTCCATGTATGCCCATTTTGACCCAGATTTTAAGATTGAATCTGCTGAAGGCAAAATGCTCACAACCAACGTTTTTGACAAAGAAATCCTTAAAAACACACCCGGACTAATCAGCTATAATGAGATACTGGAAGATCAAGCGGTAATCAAACACTATGAATATCAAGCAGCTGTGTACATCAAAGGCGTAGATGATAACTATTTTCAAGAAACAGGATTAAATCAATACGTTCAGGATGGTTCTGACTTACTAAAAGAAAACGGTATGAGTCTGGCAATATTAGGTGCAGGCGTTGATTTCAAACTTCAAACAAGGGTGGACAATCCGCAAAGTGTAGCCACTATTTTTACGCCACGGAGAGAAAATTTGCCTACTAATGACCCTAACCTACTGCAGGCTCTAATGATAAAACCATCCGGAGTTGTGTATTTAGATGACCAAATTAATCAAAAGTATGTATTTGTCCCAATGAGTTTTGCCAAAGAGCTTTTTGAGCGAGAAAATGAGATTACATATATTGAGCTACGGGTTAATCCTCAAAAAATTTCAGAAGCCGAAAACTATCTTAAAAATAATCTATCACAAGGTTTGATTTGTCACAACAGAATTGAGCAACAAACGTCACTTTACAAGATGTTCAAGTCTGAGAAATGGGTTACTTATACATTGCTTGCTTTTGTACTGTTTTTGGCTTCTTTTAACGTAACCGGCTCCTTAACCATGCTGGTAGTAGAAAAAAAAGACGACATTTTTACTCTCAAATCTCTCGGAGCAGACTCCGGCTTCATTCGAAGAATTTTTCTATCTGAAGGAATGCTTATATCTCTATCTGGCGGAATGATGGGCTTATTGATAGGTTCATGTCTGGTTGTAGCCCAAGACCAATTTGGACTCGTTAAGATGACCGGAGCTATTGTCGAGAACTATCCGGTCAAATTACTTGGGTCTGATATCTTGATAATTATATGTACTAATATTATTCTAGGTTTCGTTACCTCATTATATCCCGCATGGAAATCTGTATCAGACACATAA
- a CDS encoding class I SAM-dependent methyltransferase encodes MLVSYVEERHVKSVMHNRFYRWLFFTYTKHLDLKNILIRYETEQIIKRKYLAIPRVLDVGFGFGQRIFYLLSKYPKAGVLGIDISDKAVSYANKYFNQAENPNVYCMKKDVMDLDDNASFDIAYAVKALNYIEDDKIALKKVYESLKPNGTLLLLNSHSTKSQHEIIYDRIYSLPMFRDGYSLDKLEDMVKEAGFSKVEARYVYGFTGNLAWKIVVAFPIKSVRISRLFIPLLPIYMLLAAPIAGILNFYEFYIGHTMGRSIFIKAEK; translated from the coding sequence ATGCTTGTATCCTATGTAGAAGAACGACATGTAAAGAGTGTGATGCACAATCGCTTCTACAGATGGTTGTTTTTTACTTATACGAAGCATTTGGACTTAAAAAACATCCTTATCAGATATGAAACCGAACAAATAATAAAGCGCAAATATCTTGCTATACCAAGAGTTTTAGATGTAGGTTTCGGGTTTGGTCAGCGCATTTTCTATTTACTCAGCAAGTATCCCAAAGCAGGTGTTCTTGGAATTGATATTTCTGATAAAGCAGTATCCTATGCAAACAAATACTTTAATCAAGCAGAGAATCCGAATGTTTACTGTATGAAAAAAGATGTGATGGATTTGGATGACAATGCATCATTTGATATTGCTTATGCAGTGAAAGCCTTAAATTACATTGAAGATGATAAAATTGCATTGAAAAAGGTTTATGAGTCACTAAAACCTAATGGAACACTATTATTACTAAACAGCCACTCAACAAAATCACAACATGAAATAATCTATGACCGAATATATTCTTTACCTATGTTTAGGGATGGATATTCCTTAGATAAATTAGAAGATATGGTCAAAGAAGCCGGATTCTCGAAAGTTGAAGCACGCTATGTATATGGATTCACAGGTAATTTAGCTTGGAAAATTGTGGTGGCATTCCCAATTAAATCTGTTCGTATATCAAGACTATTCATTCCACTATTACCAATTTATATGTTGCTTGCTGCGCCTATAGCCGGAATATTAAATTTTTACGAGTTCTATATAGGACACACAATGGGAAGGAGCATTTTTATTAAAGCCGAAAAATGA
- a CDS encoding T9SS type A sorting domain-containing protein, translated as MKKITLLVSTLLVILLQSCFKEKKCPKPVISWEESNADTDKSILLMPNPASKEAIIQWKGSGFAPSNIKIYDIHGKLVTQEKWENNKPHLIDTSKWLEGIYFVIIETNQQEKRYKKLVIMK; from the coding sequence ATGAAAAAAATAACCCTACTTGTCAGTACATTGTTGGTGATTTTACTGCAATCCTGCTTCAAAGAAAAAAAATGCCCAAAACCTGTTATTTCTTGGGAAGAAAGCAATGCGGATACGGATAAGTCCATCTTACTTATGCCCAACCCTGCAAGCAAGGAAGCAATCATTCAATGGAAAGGTAGTGGCTTTGCTCCTTCTAACATCAAAATATACGATATACATGGAAAATTAGTGACGCAAGAAAAATGGGAAAACAACAAACCCCACCTGATAGATACAAGCAAATGGTTAGAAGGTATTTATTTTGTAATAATAGAAACAAATCAACAAGAAAAAAGATATAAAAAACTCGTTATTATGAAATAA